In Perca fluviatilis chromosome 18, GENO_Pfluv_1.0, whole genome shotgun sequence, one genomic interval encodes:
- the LOC120547237 gene encoding alpha-1-antitrypsin homolog, producing the protein MRGIFASCALSALLLAAAWADHHHHHHGSEHHEGELSCHKLSSPNADFAFALYKHLSTNAAAGKNVFFSPLGISTALSMLSTGASGETHRQLFSSLGYSAQTQAQVNDAYEHLFHMMGHSQESQKLDVGNGVAVRSGFSPLDKFLKDVKHYYSADVFNVDFTKPAEAAAQINTFIASKTQDKIKDMVKDLDSEMAMVLINYVYFRGQWEKPFDGNQTHKADFNVDEATKVQVDMMKRNGRYEYYQDTDNHTTVVMLPYKGNTSMMIVLPDEGKMSEVEGYINKDYIKHWHDSLFRSSVDLFLPKFSISAEASLDSPLKELGITNAFADNADFSGVSDEIKLKVSKVSHQAVLSVDETGTEAAAVSTIEVMPMSMPETIKLDRPFMVFILEHSTRSIIFMGKISNPTAE; encoded by the exons ATGCGTGGGATTTTTGCTAGTTGTGCGCTCTCAGccctgctgctggctgcagcctgggcagaccaccaccaccaccaccacggcTCTGAACACCACGAGGGAGAGCTGAGCTGCCACAAACTGTCCTCTCCCAATGCTGACTTTGCCTTTGCCCTCTACAAACACCTGAGTACCAACGCTGCTGCCGGAAAAAACGTATTCTTCTCGCCGCTGGGCATCTCCACCGCCCTGTCCATGCTGTCTACAGGGGCCAGTGGTGAGACCCACCGCCAGCTGTTCTCCAGCTTGGGCTACAGTGCTCAAACCCAGGCACAGGTCAACGACGCGTACGAGCATCTCTTCCACATGATGGGACACAGCCAGGAGAGCCAGAAGCTGGATGTCGGTAACGGCGTGGCCGTGCGCTCCGGCTTCAGTCCTCTGGATAAGTTCCTGAAGGATGTCAAGCACTACTACTCCGCCGATGTCTTCAACGTTGACTTCACCAAACCTGCAGAGGCTGCGGCTCAGATAAACACCTTCATTGCCAGTAAAACCCAGGACAAGATCAAAGATATGGTGAAGGACCTGGACAGTGAGATGGCCATGGTGCTGATCAACTATGTCTACTTCAGAG GACAATGGGAGAAACCCTTCGATGGGAACCAGACGCACAAGGCAGACTTCAATGTGGACGAAGCCACCAAGGTCCAGGTGGATATGATGAAGAGGAATGGCCGCTACGAATACTACCAGGACACCGACAACCACACCACGGTCGTCATGCTGCCCTACAAGGGCAACACGTCCATGATGATCGTCCTGCCCGATGAAGGCAAGATGAGCGAGGTGGAGGGCTACATCAACAAGGACTACATCAAGCACTGGCATGACTCTCTCTTCAGGAG CTCTGTGGATCTGTTCCTGCCAAAGTTTTCCATTTCTGCTGAAGCCTCCCTGGACAGCCCACTCAAAGAACTGGGCATAACCAACGCTTTTGCGGATAATGCAGATTTCTCTGGCGTGTCTGACGAGATCAAGCTCAAAGTCTCAAAG GTGTCCCACCAGGCCGTGCTGAGCGTGGACGAAACGGGAACAGAGGCAGCAGCCGTCAGCACAATCGAGGTCATGCCCATGAGCATGCCTGAAACGATAAAACTCGACAGACCCTTTATGGTCTTCATCCTGGAGCACTCGACCAGGAGCATCATCTTCATGGGAAAGATCAGCAACCCCACAGCCGAGTAA